The region cacttggatggatctcaagagattatgctgagtggaaaaaaTTTTCAATCTTAAAAGGTTAcaaactatatgattccatttatataacattcttaaaatgataGTATtacagagatggagaagagattagtggttgccagacaTTAGGGATAGGAGAGGTGAAAGGAATTGGTATGATTATAAAGGGATAAAGGGGTGGCATGAGAGGACTTTGTAGTGATAGGACAGTTTTGTATCTTGATGGTGACAGTAGTTATAGtaatctacacatgtgataaaattgtatagaactatacacatacagacacacatacaagTGAGTGCATGTAAAATGGGTGAAAATCTGAAAActgtccaggaccctgggatcatgacatgaaccaaaggcagacgcttaaccgcctgagccaggcgccccttatttccttgttttaatattgtattatagTCACATAAAATggtaccattgggggaaactgagtgAAGGGTACATGGAActtctctattatttttgtaactttctatgattctataattatttcaaaagaaaaagaaaaaggtttcctGGAAAATTTGCAAGTATTTGGGAAATTAAACAATAACCTTTGAAGTAACCCACGAATCAAAGAAAACTGACAATAACTATTAGGACATATGTTGACctgaatgataaataaaatacaaataccctgtgaaagcagtgcttagaggaaaaattttagctttaaatacttataataaaatgacttataaatacttaaaatttagcTTTAAATACTTATAAGAAAGGTTTAAAATCAGTGATATTACCTTACATCACAAGAAACTAGAAAACTCagaacaaattaaatccaaaatagctagaagaaagggaataagaaaaataagagagaaaattgaTCAACTTTAAAAGGAACAATcgagaaaaatcaaaataaaaatttgggtaTTTGCAaagattaatataattaatacaaCTCTTAGCAagatgatcaagaaaaaaaagaaaacacaaattaacaaaaaatttttaaaagagtagaaaGTGTTTATCACTTTAGATTATATAGACATTAAAGGGATAAAACTTTTTACCAATATATTAACAAATCTCAATGAACTagacaaattccttaaaaaataaaaattaccaaaactgagAAGAGtaagaattttagtatttttattaagattttatttatttatttgagagagagagagcacaagtggggaggggcagagggagagggagaagaggactccctgctgatctggagcagggctccatcccaggaccctgggatcatgacctgagccaaaggcagatgcttaactgactgagccacccaggcgcttcttTATTCccaagaataaaaattttaaatatctggcATCTATTGAAGAAAATGTATACATAGTAAAAACCTTCCCctaaagaaaattccaggcccagGCAGCATCTCCTactatttaagaaagaaatagtaCCAAATCCTACATAAGCTctttcagaaaaaagaagaaaaatttcccaacttgttttatgaggccagcgttaCTGTGACaacaaaacctgacaaagatTATAAGAAAAACTACAGATGTATACCCAACACAATCAGACACAAAATCCCTTgcaaatactagcaaatcaaatctaccaataaaaataaggataatagaTTGATCAAGATTGGCTTATTTCAGGAATTCAAGGTTggcttaacctttttttttaagattttatttatttatttgacagagagatagacagcgagagagggaacacaagcagggggagtgggagagggagaagcaggcttcccgctgagcagggagcccgatccggggctcgatcccaggaccctgggatcatgacctgagctgaaggcagacccttaacgactgagccacccaggcgcccctggtttaaCATTTAACAGATTGTAATTCATGAtagtaacaaaatgaaagaaaaaaccatATGAGTGTCTcatttgatgcagaaaaagcatttgacaacttCAATATCCTTTATGACAAACTCTCTCAGAGATGTAGCAATAGAAGAAAACATCCTCAGCTGAATGAACTACATTTCACCAGCATATAACATTATGTGTATTGATGAAACTCTGAATATTTTTACTTCTACATTTGAGCATAAGGCAAGGATATCCTGAATGCAGACATTAATAACACTGAATTCAACCAGAaccaacagtcttttttttttttaatttatttattcatgagagacagagacagagagaggcagagggagaagcaggctcccaaggagcagggagcccgatgcgggactcgatcccaggatcccaggatcacgaccagagccgaaggcagatgctcaaccatctgagccacccaggtgcccccagaaccaACAgtcttatttaacatttttataagtgATTTTAAAGATCTTCAAGTGTACAAATGCTATTGATTTCTTTCTGGTGGGGACAAGCTAAAATTACAACACTATCTCTAGTGGAGAGAACACATTTTCAAATTGTAGGTCAGGATTTATTGGTGGATTGTAGAATCAATTTATCAAGTAAAgaccagaatatatttttttaagatttttatttatttgagagagaaggagagcatgtgggcacacaagcagaggaaggggcaggagagggagaatgagaatcctcaggcagactccccactgagcccagaccctgtcccggggcttgatcccaggaccctgggattatgacctgagccaaaatccatggtcagccacccaaccaactgagccacccaggaaccccaagacgagaatattttttaaataaaattgactaGACTAGACTAGAAAATATCAGAATTCACATATCAAGGAGATattgttttttaacaaatttttaacgactttatttgagagagagagtgcgcgtggCACTCGAgcacaaggggggaggggcagggagagagggaggagcagactgcctgctgagcagggagcccatgcagggGAGCCCActcgaggctccatcccaggacacggAGATTacgacgtgagctgaaggcagacacttaaccaactgagccacccaggtgtccaaaaTACATTGAGCTGGCTTCTTCCTAAAtggtttaagtttttctttaagtgAGCAATGGTTACTCAGTAGTAAGAGAGAGAAGGTAGTGGCAGCTTGTTGCCATAGCCCCATCAGTACTTGGCTGCCCTATGCTTAATGTCCTTAAAGTGTACATGTTTGTATGTGTTTATTGATACATAAAAATGTGATATGTGAAATGTGATAAAAAAATTTCCTGAGGATccataaacagacaaaaaatgaTGTTATCTGAGCAAGAAACAAAGTGAGCTCTAACTTCCTACACAGGAAGGGGCCAGGTAACAGTATAGACTCTCCCCAGCACACAGCATCAGATCTTCAAAATGCTGAGTCtcagtaggaaaagaaaaggaaaatccgGTCCTTCCCTGTACAAAATTATGTTCTCTCTACACTTAAAAGGACAAAGCAGAGGGGAGGGCTACAATATGTCAGAAGTACCCAGTGCAGCTGCTCAGTGCTACAATGCACAACTCGAGAGGGTGCTCTCACACAGACTGTGATGTGAATGGCTCCCCCTGGAGTTGAACAGTGCATAACTCATAACCCTACCAGGCAGTCAAGAGTATAATGATTAAGAGTACAAGCTTCGGAGCCAAACAAACCTAGGGTCTAGTTCCAGATCTAATCTCAGGCTATATAACCTGGGGCAGgttatttaacctccctgagcctcagtttccttaagaGGACACATATATTCCTAGGACCtacttcagtgcctggcacatagtggttctcaataaatatgtgttaaatgaatgtaaaaatgagCTAATACCTGCCTTATGGGGGGGGGAGGACTAAATGAATTAACATAGACAAAGTTTTTGCAGAcagtctaaaaaataaaacagcattaaACAAGTATCTACAAAAGATGACAGTGAAATTTTAAGATTCTTCAGGGTGGAAAGATGCAGGCTGGGAAGGAATTATTTTGTTCAAATTGatgaaaaaataatcacaagctattgagaaaagaaaaacagactaaatggtttaaaatatataaaatctggaaacggtataaaatatataaaatctggaTAGGATAGAACTTTTGTAGGGTggagattctttctttttctacttggAGATATTTCTTGAAGCTTAAGAATGCATTTGGAACAAAAAGTAGgaaatgcatatattttgttatttccaaCTGTAGAACAGGTAAGGGCAAAAAGTATTGATAACATCAAAACATTCTAAGAACGACATTGTGCCATGGGAACTGAAATGTTTGGGTTCATGTCTGGCATGGGGGGAGCGAGGTGTATGATGGTTCAGGGACAGgtgttccttcctcccccagcgcTTCTTTCCTGGTGGAACTGTGGTTTTGGTGCAGTCATGACAATCCTTCACCCTTACTAAAGTCGCACAATGAAGCAGGTCGCCCTAGATTGAAAGCACAAACCCGGGGCAGGCCggtcccctccttcctctgtggTTCTGCTGCCCACCTCCCGGCAGGAAGCTGCGGCGCAATCATTCCCTCCCTAGAGATGGCTGATAACAGAAACCAGCAAAAGTACATTCTGGGAGGGAAGGATCCCTGAGCCCCCAAGAGAGGTCACGCCAGTTAGTTAGAAAAGGAGGCATTTCTCACACTTGCTAATGAGTTCGACGCTTGTGAAACATAAACAGGAAGTGGGAGCTCTCCAAAGCGACCCGAAGGAAATCCACTCCCAGTTTGGTCAAAGTGTGAATCCCAGTTCTCTAGGTTGTCAAGGACACTGCCAATTAAGACTGACACCCCCAAACTGCGCCCGAGAAGCTTCACCCAGTCCCCGCAGCGAccccgttttttgttttttccaatccTTCCCACCGCCAGGCCACGGCTTACAGTCATCTCTCAACTCCCCGAACTTGCAGGGCAGGGCAGCGCAGAGGTCAGTGAAATCCCCAGCCAGGCCTTATTTTAGTCATGAATTTCCACTGGCTCCCTCCTCTGACTGCATCAGCGCGGCTCATACCGCGGGCTTGGAGTTTCAGCTGTTTTCCCTGCTCCAGGCTGAGTTAGAAGGTCACAGAGCCCGGACTTTGCCGGGGGACGTAGGTCCCCCTCCGCTCCCCCGCCCACCAGCGCGCTTTACGGAGATCTGGGGCTGCTTGGGGGAGGCCTTTCTGCCCCAAGCTCAGGGCAGTGGGTtagcttcttcctccttctcttcccatgCATCTTGGTCcgtattaaataaattttgaaacaaaacaaaacaaacttatcTTTTTTCTGGCAGCCAGTGGCACCTATATAATTTTCCCAGGGCTGCCTTCCCCTCATTGCCCAATTTATCCTCTTTCCAGAGGTTCCTGTAAATTCAAGGGCAGAATCTGTCTGATTCCCCACAGTATCTCTAGCAACGGTCACAACGCCCGGCACACAGGAGGGGCCTCAACAAATGTGTATCGACTGAATGAATGCTAAGATTTCAATGTGATGGACACACAGTTTTTTCtagtctctctcttccctcccgcTCCGGGTGCAGACCGCCAACAGCGCCGCCCAAGTTCCTGGCAGGCAGGGAGATGGCCCACCCCGGCGGGCACACCGCGTCCCCGGGGTCTGGGTCCCACGGGCGACGCAGAGGGACTCGCAGGCGGCGGCCCTGTGGCCCGGGCTCTGGCCACGTGAAGCGTCACGCCCCGTGCTGCTGCAGGGCAGGCGTCGCCACCGCAGTTGTGTAACGTTGCAGCCGGAGGGGAGGCGACCCGGGAGCCTCTGCTccggagggggcaggggagggagggaacgCAGGGCACCGCGCCCGGTATCTTTCTGTGCCGGACTAGCCGAAGTGGGGTGGAAGTGGGCACTGGGACACCCGGGGGGTGCGCAAGAGGGTGCCCGCCGGCCCGCAGGCTGTACCCAGGAGCGGAGCTCCCGGGGAGCGAGGGGGCCGTGGCGCACACGCTCCGCGGTCAGGTGCGCGCAGCGTGCTCGGCAGCGGCCTCGGCTGCCCCTGCGCTTGGCTGCCAGCCCGCTTCCCATGGGGTGACATCCGCCCcgcccctcggcccctccccacgGCGGGCAATTCCTGGACGCCcggctgaggggtgggggcggggaagccgggACGGAAAGAAACACCAGcctctggggagggcaggggggccgGGCGACTCCCTCCGCTGCGCGCCGGTTCCTCGGAGCCGGCCgggcgggggaggaggaagagggttgGGCTGGAGCGAGCGAGGGGATATTCCTCTCCCGGCTTGAGTCAGACGCGGGCGGATCCGTCCTCCCCCGTTCCCTCCCAGGAGACGGGAACTTACTTCATTTCCCTGGGGCAGGTTCGCCCACGTtaccagcccccccccacccggccccaGCGGCTCCCCGGCCCCTTCCAGCTTCCGCGCCCCCCACCCGGTTGGGCAGGACCCAGGCCGTGCTGCCACCCCCTCTTCGGGGAAAGGCAGCCGCAGCCGCAGACAcctgggggccagggctgggggtgggggctccctcGCAGTCGCGGGAGCGTTGTCCAACACGTGAGACTCATGTGATGAAGCCGGGGGAGGGCGGGCAGGtcgctccttccctccctggcaGCGGCCAGACGTGCCTGGAGTCA is a window of Zalophus californianus isolate mZalCal1 chromosome 1, mZalCal1.pri.v2, whole genome shotgun sequence DNA encoding:
- the LOC113918172 gene encoding uncharacterized protein LOC113918172, with the protein product MGSGLAAKRRGSRGRCRARCAHLTAERVRHGPLAPRELRSWVQPAGRRAPSCAPPGCPSAHFHPTSASPAQKDTGRGALRSLPPLPPPEQRLPGRLPSGCNVTQLRWRRLPCSSTGRDASRGQSPGHRAAACESLCVARGTQTPGTRCARRGGPSPCLPGTWAALLAVCTRSGREERD